The candidate division WOR-3 bacterium DNA segment AATGTGGTGTGCCTTTGAAAAAATTTGATAAAAACCACAACACAACTTGTGAAAATTGCGGCAGTAAGTATTCTTTGAAAAAAAAGACACTGGTAATCGTTAAAGAGACTTTATGAACTACAGCGACCAGTGGGTGATTATAAAGTTCAGCAAAAAGATTTAGCAAGGAGATAAAATGAAACAAATTCCAATGCTGGATTTAAGATTAGAATACGAGTATATGAAAAATGAAATTGACACGGCAATTGCAAATTGTCTAAAACATCAGCAATGGATTTTAGGACCAGAAGTAAAAGAACTTGAGACGAAAATCAGTCAATATCTTGAAGTCAAACATTGTATTGGTGTCTCTTCGGGCACTGAGGCTTTAGTCCTTTCCTTAAGGGCGTTAGCCATAAAACTCCGCGGACAAGAATATTTTAATCCCAAAGATGAAATTATCACGACACCTTTTACTTTTACCGCCACTGGTGATGCGATTCTTCGGGCAAGGGCAAAGCCAGTTTTTATTGATGTCGATAAAGAGACCTATAATCTTGATACGACAAAAGTCAGAAAATATATCGAAAAACATAATAAAGTCATTGGCATCATACCAGTCCATCTTTATGGCCAACCTTGCAATATGGATGAAATTATGGCAATTGCCCAAAAATTCAATCTTTTTGTGATTGAAGATGTTGCTCAGGCATTTGGCAGTATGTGGCATAATAAAAAACTGGGTTCTATCGGCACTACTGGTGCGTTTAGTTTCTTTCCTTCAAAAAATCTTGGAAGTTACGGCGATGCCGGGATGGTAGCAACTAATGACGACGAACTGGCAGAACTGATTCGGATGTTGACGAAACATGGTGGTAAAGATAAGTATAATGTTGACCATATTGGCTACAATGCTCGACTGGATACATTACAGGCCGCAATTCTCTTGGCAAAATTCCAATACATTGATGAATTTAATCAACGCCGAAGAAAAATCGCTCAATTTTATAATGCAGAATTAAAACGAATTAAAGAGATAAGACTACCTCAAGAATTAACGGAAGCATACCATGTTTACCATCAATATACGGTCAGAATTTTAAATGGGAAAAGAGACGAACTCCAGCAATTCCTTAAAGATAAAGGGATCGCGACAATGGTCTATTATCCCGTGCCATTACATCAAATGAAAGTATTTGACGGCAAAATGAAGGCTGTGGGAAAACTTAAAAATGCAGAGAAATTATGCAATGAAGTTTTAAGTCTGCCGGTTGAACCACTACTTACAGAACAAGATTTGAAAATCGTCGTTGATACCATCAAAGAATTCTTTCAATAAATTAAAATGGTCAAAAAACAAAAAATCCTTTAGTGATGATGCGGCAAAATTTTAATCCTGCCAATCGAATCACTCTTATTGAAGAAGATTTGATAGAATTATTTCCAACAGATAGGAGTTTATTATGAAACCATTAAATGAAATGACGGTTTTAGTAACCGGTGGTGCTGGCTTTGTTGGCTCAAATTTAGTCGATGCGCTTGTTGCTCGTAAGGTCAAAACGATTGTGCTCGATGACCTTTTTACCGGTAAAATCGAAAATTTACCTAAATCCGATTTGGTCGAATTTGTTGAAGGTAGTGTCTGTGATGAAGCATTAGTTAAAAAATTAGTTAAGGAAGTCGATCTAATATTCCATCTAGCCGCAAGAAATATCATTGTCTCAACGAAAAATCCTCGAGAAGATTTTGCAGTTAATATTGGAGGCACATTAAATATCTTATTAGCAGCCAAAGAAAAGGGTATAAAAGTTGTTTACACATCCTCAACTTCAATTTATGGCAATCCCCGCTATCTGCCCATTAATGAAGATGATGCGATTAATCCATTTACACCGTATGCCACCAGCAAATTAGCCGGAGAAAATTACTGTTTTTCCTTTTACGAAACTTATGGTCTACCAACTGCCGTAGTAAGATATTCTAATATTTATGGTGTAAAACAACGACCGGATAATCCTTATTGTGGAGTCGTGGCTAAGTTCTTTGATGCAGTAATTAAAGACCAGCCACCAAGTATTCATGGTGACGGCGAGCAGACCAGAGATTTTACTTATGTTGACGATGCAGTTGAAGCCACCATTTTGGCCGCAAGTGAAAAAGCCGACGGACAAATTTATAATGTCGGCACAGGCATTGAAACTTCAATTAACACCTTGGCGCAAAAAATCATTAAACTCTTTGGCAAAAACATAACTCCAACTTATATTGACCGCCGAGACATTGATAATATCCGACGCCGGGTCGTAAATATTGAAAAAATTCGTAAAGAATTAAGATGGATTCCCAAATTCTCTTTAGATGACGGCTTAAAGAAAACGAAAGAATGGATCTTGTCCAAAAAATCTGGCTAAACTTCAAAAAAATACTAAATGCAAAGAAAGATAATTTTCTACAGGCAAAATAGATCTATCCTAATATTGTGATCAAGCATATGAATTAATGTTATTATCTTTTAATTATCTCAACTTATCTTTCCTTGGATAAATCAGTTCAATGGCAGTTTCTGCATTCAATAAAGAAAAAGTTTTAATCATTATTCCGGTGTGGAATGAAGACAAGAAAATCGGCGGCGTCATTCAAGACTTAAAAAAAAGTCTAAATTATGACCTATTAGTAATTGATGATGGCTCAACCGACAATACCAGTCAAGAAGCAATCAAAGCCGGAGCAAATGTTATACAACACGAGAAAAACTTAGGCGTCGGTGCTGCCATTAGAACAGGAATTGAATATGGCAAGCAAAATGGTTATACAATCATTGTGCCAATCAATGGTACCGGCAAAACTAAAATAGAAGAAATTCCCAGTCTAATTGAACCAATTATTAAAGAAAATTATGACTTTGTGCAAGGCTCACGGTATCTTAAAGGCGGAGGTTGGGCAAATATGCCCAAACATCGTAAAATCGGCACCAAAGTTTATAGTTTCATCTTTTCCCTCTTAGTCGGTAAAAAGATTACTGATGGTTCAAGCGGTATCCGAGCATTTAAGACTTCAATTGTCTCCCATCCCCGGATAAATCTAAACCAAATCTGGCTCAATCGCTATGAACTGGAACCAT contains these protein-coding regions:
- a CDS encoding DegT/DnrJ/EryC1/StrS family aminotransferase; translated protein: MKQIPMLDLRLEYEYMKNEIDTAIANCLKHQQWILGPEVKELETKISQYLEVKHCIGVSSGTEALVLSLRALAIKLRGQEYFNPKDEIITTPFTFTATGDAILRARAKPVFIDVDKETYNLDTTKVRKYIEKHNKVIGIIPVHLYGQPCNMDEIMAIAQKFNLFVIEDVAQAFGSMWHNKKLGSIGTTGAFSFFPSKNLGSYGDAGMVATNDDELAELIRMLTKHGGKDKYNVDHIGYNARLDTLQAAILLAKFQYIDEFNQRRRKIAQFYNAELKRIKEIRLPQELTEAYHVYHQYTVRILNGKRDELQQFLKDKGIATMVYYPVPLHQMKVFDGKMKAVGKLKNAEKLCNEVLSLPVEPLLTEQDLKIVVDTIKEFFQ
- a CDS encoding NAD-dependent epimerase/dehydratase family protein, coding for MKPLNEMTVLVTGGAGFVGSNLVDALVARKVKTIVLDDLFTGKIENLPKSDLVEFVEGSVCDEALVKKLVKEVDLIFHLAARNIIVSTKNPREDFAVNIGGTLNILLAAKEKGIKVVYTSSTSIYGNPRYLPINEDDAINPFTPYATSKLAGENYCFSFYETYGLPTAVVRYSNIYGVKQRPDNPYCGVVAKFFDAVIKDQPPSIHGDGEQTRDFTYVDDAVEATILAASEKADGQIYNVGTGIETSINTLAQKIIKLFGKNITPTYIDRRDIDNIRRRVVNIEKIRKELRWIPKFSLDDGLKKTKEWILSKKSG
- a CDS encoding glycosyltransferase family 2 protein — its product is MAVSAFNKEKVLIIIPVWNEDKKIGGVIQDLKKSLNYDLLVIDDGSTDNTSQEAIKAGANVIQHEKNLGVGAAIRTGIEYGKQNGYTIIVPINGTGKTKIEEIPSLIEPIIKENYDFVQGSRYLKGGGWANMPKHRKIGTKVYSFIFSLLVGKKITDGSSGIRAFKTSIVSHPRINLNQIWLNRYELEPYLYYKAVRLKFKTKEVPITINYPKQKNVPYTKMRPLIGWWSITRPIIYLRLGLKN